A single genomic interval of Xyrauchen texanus isolate HMW12.3.18 chromosome 48, RBS_HiC_50CHRs, whole genome shotgun sequence harbors:
- the ttc14 gene encoding tetratricopeptide repeat protein 14 — MERDLLRQSVSFHGESLLSLLKCEQSENPDFKHVAADLSKALNQRDKEEGSPVLEQFIARKADLLFASSWKSSKPTEEWQEDSEEAYAMMPPLEQFMEVSYEERRELFYRDVERGDMVIGRINSVRDFGLFVTLLCTGGGLERDIEDLEIKALCPLRDVPSAGNHDDPLSYYQIGDLIRAGVKDIDRYNEKLTISLYSTSLAPHLNKVKLGVISKEDLPLHYTRGEKVSTDNTETYEKLLESSLGLSNPLNVDYLLGKLGISDTQTPSLMRGLQSNRFKEKDFAMVIRKKQSVSWALKCVKSGVDHFKSGRHVEAMNEYNKALEIDTNNVEALVARGALYATKGSLVKAIDDFELALENCPTHRNAKKYLCQTLVERGGQLEEEEKLVTAEGLYKRAIVLDDTLQEATEALEKLQIRIQKSLKLKELEAARDQEKDKTVETSAEKLRKILKEEKRMKRKRKRSTSSSTSSSSSSMTSNDSHSSSRKKSKKRKHKRRRSSQSSKKHKRRVSSCSDKTVEDEKDWFPIPANTSASFINQKQSISQLINEREETHVKSRQEDSRGRSEDKGKDTTLSKLSGPDAIGDVRNRHRNQTKSEERRESSSTSEQARIRRYSHKSERQSREFSTQGESEQGRNERMDKVERNGRDLDDARKSSGETQQKVVPANLLDIFSQIAEFEKGKKLK, encoded by the exons ATGGAAAGAGATTTACTCAGACAGTCAGTGTCGTTTCATGGTGAAAGTCTGCTTTCACTGTTAAAATGTGAACAAAGTGAAAATCCGGACTTTAAACATGTGGCTGCAGATCTCTCCAAAGCGCTTAACCAAAG GGATAAAGAAGAGGGGAGTCCTGTTTTGGAGCAGTTCATAGCAAGAAAAGCAGATCTTCTGTTTGCATCATCATGGAAGTCAAGTAAACCTACAGAAGAATGGCAGGAGGACTCAGAAG AGGCATATGCCATGATGCCTCCATTGGAACAGTTTATGGAGGTGTCGTATGAGGAGAGGAGGGAGCTTTTCTACAGGGATGTGGAGCGTGGAGACATGGTTATCGGGAGGATCAATTCAGTGCGAGACTTCGGTTTATTTGTGACTCTTCTCTGCACTGGTGGTGGATTGGAAAGAGATATCGAGGATCTTGAGATAAAG GCCCTCTGTCCACTGCGAGATGTGCCATCAGCTGGAAATCATGACGATCCTTTGTCTTATTACCAAATTGGGGATTTAATTAGAG ctggagTGAAGGATATTGACCGCTACAATGAGAAGTTGACAATCTCTCTTTATTCAACCTCTCTTGCTCCTCACCTGAATAAAGTTAAACTGGGTGTCATAAGCAAAGAAGATCTGCCTCTTCATTATAC TCGGGGTGAAAAGGTGTCCACAGATAACACTGAGACTTATGAGAAGCTCTTGGAAAGCTCGCTTGGTTTGTCCAACCCTTTAAATGTGGACTATCTCTTGGGAAAGCTGGGAATAAGTGATACACAGACTCCTTCACTAATGAGGGGCTTGCAGAG TAAccgttttaaagaaaaggattttGCAATGGTGATCCGGAAAAAGCAGTCTGTATCATGGGCCTTAAAATG TGTGAAATCTGGCGTTGACCATTTTAAATCTGGTCGGCATGTGGAAGCAATGAATGAGTACAACAAAGCCTTAGAAATTGACACCAACAATGTGGAAGCTCTTGTGGCACGTGGAGCACT ATATGCCACCAAAGGAAGCTTGGTGAAAGCTATTGATGACTTTGAACTGGCCTTGGAGAACTGTCCTACACACCGAAACGCTAAAAAATATCTCTGCCAGACACTAGTGGAGCGAGGAGGACA ACTTGAGGAGGAAGAAAAGTTAGTCACAGCTGAGGGTCTCTATAAAAGAGCCATAGTGTTAGATGACACATTACAAGAGGCGACAGAGGCTCTGGAGAAACTTCAGATACGGATCCAG AAATCGCTTAAATTAAAAGAACTGGAAGCTGCCAGAGATCAGGAAAAAGATAAGACCGTGGAGACAAGTGCAGAAAAATTGCGTAAGATCCTAAAAGAAGAGAAAAG GATGAAAAGGAAAAGGAAACGATCGACCTCTTCCTCTACATCTTCAAGTTCATCCTCAATGACTAGCAATGACTCTCATTCAAGTAGTCGCAAAAAATCCAAGAAACGAAAGCACAAACGTCGGCGCTCCTCTCAAAGCAGTAAGAAACACAAGCGGAGAGTGTCGTCTTGTAGCGATAAAACAGTAGAGGACGAGAAAGATTGGTTTCCGATCCCTGCTAACACTTCCGCTTCATTCATTAACCAGAAACAATCCATATCCCAACTCATTAATGAAAGAGAAGAGACTCATGTCAAAAGCCGACAGGAAGACAGCAGAGGTAGGTCAGAAGACAAAGGAAAGGACACAACATTATCTAAACTCAGCGGTCCTGATGCGATTGGCGATGTTAGAAACCGCCACCGAAATCAGACAAAGTCTGAGGAGAGACGGGAAAGTTCCAGCACCTCGGAACAGGCCAGAATCAGGAGGTATTCCCACAAATCTGAAAGGCAGTCCAGGGAATTTTCCACACAGGGTGAATCTGAACAAGGCAGGAATGAGAGGATGGATAAAGTGGAGAGAAATGGCCGAGATCTTGATGATGCTAGGAAAAGTTCTGGTGAAACCCAACAAAAAGTGGTTCCTGCCAATTTGTTGGATATTTTCAGCCAGATTGCAGAATTTGAGAAGggaaaaaagctgaaataa